The following are encoded together in the Insulibacter thermoxylanivorax genome:
- a CDS encoding class I SAM-dependent methyltransferase: MKSLLKQSYNNHAEMRDKSEMEPWKFNERENFLNRLKEEKRTAILEIGAGPGRDSLYFQQQGLDVVCIDLSEEMVRLCRDKGLKAHCMDFYELDFPEEHFDAVYALNCLLHVPKADLDHVLDQILKVLKPNGLFFYGVYGGQDTEGIWEDDTYEPKRFFAMYKDEDLVQIVKRKFIIEDFHTVDMGEGKPHFQSLLLRKHDRS, encoded by the coding sequence ATGAAATCCCTATTAAAACAATCCTACAACAACCATGCTGAAATGCGTGATAAATCCGAAATGGAACCGTGGAAGTTTAATGAGCGTGAGAACTTCCTAAATCGGCTTAAAGAAGAGAAGCGAACCGCAATCTTAGAGATCGGTGCCGGTCCGGGCAGGGACAGCCTTTATTTCCAGCAGCAGGGACTGGATGTCGTATGTATAGACTTGTCTGAGGAGATGGTCAGGCTCTGCCGGGATAAAGGCTTGAAAGCTCATTGCATGGACTTCTATGAGTTGGATTTCCCGGAAGAACACTTTGATGCAGTTTATGCACTGAATTGCTTGCTCCATGTTCCAAAGGCAGATCTTGATCATGTATTGGATCAGATCCTGAAGGTCTTGAAGCCGAATGGGCTGTTCTTCTACGGTGTGTATGGCGGGCAGGATACGGAAGGGATCTGGGAGGATGATACTTACGAGCCCAAACGTTTCTTCGCCATGTACAAAGATGAAGATCTGGTGCAAATCGTTAAGCGTAAATTCATCATAGAGGATTTCCATACAGTCGATATGGGAGAAGGAAAGCCGCATTTTCAATCACTGTTATTGAGAAAACATGATAGATCCTAA
- a CDS encoding cupin domain-containing protein — MIRLERGERDMYHYSYGHYQWRHPAHGARQYWTQVPQQGPWQGQSYIRQEAQSTDLRRDYGPNPYVVDIEEAAERNNYFRSALWTGNHLQVTLMSIPVRQDIGIERHTNVDQFLRIENGVGLVQMGSSPERLDFQRRVEDGDAIMIPAGTWHNVINVGDKPLKLYSIYAPPEHPHGTVHRTKEEAMAAEQAMQRMTAR; from the coding sequence ATGATTAGACTGGAGAGAGGAGAACGAGACATGTATCACTATTCCTATGGCCACTATCAATGGCGCCACCCTGCGCATGGCGCTCGGCAATACTGGACACAGGTTCCACAGCAGGGACCGTGGCAGGGTCAAAGTTATATAAGGCAAGAGGCACAAAGCACGGATCTGCGCAGGGATTACGGGCCGAATCCCTATGTGGTTGACATTGAGGAAGCGGCGGAGAGGAACAATTATTTCCGCAGTGCGCTCTGGACGGGCAATCATCTGCAGGTGACATTGATGAGTATCCCAGTAAGGCAGGACATCGGCATCGAAAGACATACGAATGTTGATCAGTTCCTCCGCATCGAGAACGGGGTGGGGCTGGTTCAAATGGGGAGCAGTCCGGAAAGATTGGACTTTCAGCGCCGGGTGGAAGATGGAGACGCGATTATGATCCCTGCCGGCACATGGCATAATGTGATCAATGTCGGCGATAAGCCGCTGAAGCTGTACTCCATCTACGCACCGCCGGAGCATCCGCACGGCACCGTCCATCGGACGAAGGAAGAAGCGATGGCAGCCGAACAAGCCATGCAGAGGATGACAGCGAGATAG
- a CDS encoding VanZ family protein, producing the protein MLYYLEPIYIALSLFIVIAVLIFIPWLIYIYRRFGYFPFSTTIIVFSFIFYFMAALFLTMLPMPDTRHNCTDVTITQPYSLKPFQFIEDIKRETRVEWTNPSTYAYLLKERAFLQAFFNFLLLMPLGVYLRYYFGTRRAWWKALPLIAGVTLFYEVTQATGIYGFFDCPYRVFDVDDLILNTAGGLLGFFLAPIILALFPSRAEVHEKAEQLLARDEVRNMAVLLAMAIDLAFIRMFVELISSISGYTDAWSRFIVHTLMLILWLAILPAMGKGATFGTRILRFRYTGERLIIGLVKRTLAVWLVFALQFTSSILSEIQLETGSSENFTRLMNLFEFVGSSLLVLILFLHVIIVLLSKEKRRFYFDAYAKLSATRRPKDESIAKDRD; encoded by the coding sequence TTGCTTTACTATCTGGAACCCATTTACATCGCTTTGAGCTTGTTCATCGTCATCGCGGTCTTGATCTTCATTCCATGGCTGATCTATATCTATCGCCGGTTCGGGTATTTCCCTTTCTCTACGACGATCATCGTGTTCTCCTTCATTTTCTATTTCATGGCGGCGCTGTTTCTGACGATGCTGCCGATGCCCGACACCCGGCACAATTGTACAGATGTTACGATTACACAGCCCTATTCGCTGAAACCCTTTCAGTTCATCGAGGACATCAAGCGGGAGACGCGCGTGGAGTGGACGAATCCCTCCACTTACGCCTATCTTCTGAAGGAGCGTGCCTTCCTTCAAGCCTTCTTCAACTTCCTCCTGCTTATGCCGCTGGGTGTCTATCTGAGATACTATTTTGGTACCCGCAGAGCATGGTGGAAGGCGCTGCCGCTGATCGCAGGCGTAACGTTGTTCTATGAGGTGACGCAAGCTACCGGCATCTACGGCTTCTTCGACTGCCCTTACCGCGTATTCGATGTCGATGACCTCATCCTCAACACCGCAGGCGGCCTGCTGGGCTTCTTCCTCGCTCCGATCATCTTAGCGCTGTTCCCTTCGCGAGCAGAAGTCCATGAGAAGGCCGAGCAGCTCCTGGCCAGGGATGAAGTGCGCAATATGGCGGTCCTGCTGGCGATGGCGATCGATCTCGCCTTCATCCGGATGTTCGTCGAACTGATCTCATCCATATCCGGCTATACGGATGCCTGGAGCCGATTCATCGTCCACACGCTCATGCTCATCCTATGGCTGGCGATCCTGCCGGCGATGGGCAAAGGAGCTACCTTCGGCACGAGGATCCTGCGTTTCCGCTATACGGGGGAGCGCCTGATCATCGGTCTTGTGAAACGCACGCTTGCGGTATGGCTCGTATTTGCGCTGCAATTTACGTCCTCGATCCTAAGTGAGATTCAGCTGGAGACAGGATCTAGTGAGAATTTTACCAGACTGATGAACTTATTTGAGTTTGTCGGCTCAAGCCTGCTCGTCCTGATCCTGTTCCTCCACGTGATCATCGTCCTGCTGAGCAAAGAGAAGCGCCGTTTCTACTTCGATGCCTATGCGAAGCTGTCGGCGACGCGCAGACCGAAAGATGAATCCATCGCCAAGGATCGAGACTAG